DNA from bacterium:
CGCCTCTTCTCAACCCGAGCCGTCGCCGATATGCTTAAGGCCATCTTTAAAACACTCATCATTGGTGGGATTGCCTGGCAAACACTTCAAAGCGAATGGTTAAGTATAATCCAGACAGGTCTAATGCCTGCTACTCATGGGTTTGCTGTGGTTGGGCATGTTCTCTATCTGATTGCGCTTCGTGTGGGTTTTCTATGGCTTGTCTTAGCGAGCGCTGACTATTTTTATCAACGATGGATGTACGAAAAGAATATGCGCATGACCAAAGATGAAGTGCGCAGGGAAATGAAAGAACAGGAAGCCAGCCCATTTGTCAAAGGCAAGTTAAAGCAGCGCCAACGTCAACTCTCACGCAACCGAATGATACAGGATGTCCGAAAAGCCGATGTGATTGTAACAAACCCGATTACCTACGCGGTCGCCCTACGCTACGACTCATCCTCAATGAGGTCCCCAAAAGTATTAGCCAAAGGACGTCTGAAAGTAGCTCAAAGAATTAGAGAAGAAGCCCTCCGCCACAACGTCCCCATAATCCCCAATCCCCCCTTAGCGCGAGAGCTTTACGCCTCAGTAGAAATCGGTGAAGAAGTCCCTACCACCCTCTTCCAAGCTGTCGCTGAACTCTTAGCATACGTCTACACACTAAGAAACACCAAGCGAAAGGCTTAGGCGCTTCACTACTCCACTTTCACTTTCACATAGTCACTCATCGCTTCGCAGGCGATGGTTTTGTTGCTGGTGGCGGTGTCTAGGGCTATGAGAAGGGCTTTGGCGGTGTCTAGGGAGGTCAGACACTGGATGCCGTGTTCGATGGAGGCTCTACGGATGATTAAGCCTTCCATCTCGGCTTTGCGATCGTTGGAGGGGGTATTGATTAATAGATCAACGCGATTTGTTCGTAACATGTCGAGCAGGTTGGGACTGCCCATGTTCATTTTGGGAACGATTTGAACTTCGATCCCGGCTTTATGAATAGCTTTGCCGGTTCCTGGAGTAGCAAAGATGCGGAAACCTCTCTGCGCGAAAGCGCAGGCGAGTTCAACCGCTTCCTCTTTATCGGCATCGGCAACGGTCAGCAGCACCGAACCACCTTTTGGCACTTCGATGCCTGAGGCAAGCATCGCTTTATAAAGGGCGGCGGAGTAGTTGCTATCCACGCCCATAATTTCGCCGGTTGACTTCATTTCTGGGCCGAGCGAGACGTCCACTTTGGTCAATTTAAGGAATGAGAACACAGGCGCTTTAACTGCGACGGTCGTACCTATGGGATGCACGCCGGGCTTCCAACCGAGTTCTTTCAAAGTATGTCCCAGCATCATCTGGGTCGCCAAGCGAACCATCGGGACGTTGGTGACTTTGGAGATGTAGGGAACCGTGCGGCTGGCGCGTGGGTTTACTTCCAGAACATACGCCTGGTCATTGGCTACCACATATTGAACATTCATCAGGCCGCGAACACCGAGCGCTTTGGCAATACGGCAGCCATAATCGACAATCTGATCTTTAACCCTTTCCGAAAGCCCTATCGGCGGATAGACCGCCATGCTGTCACCGCTATGAACTCCGGCACGCTCAATGTGTTCCATAATGCCGGGAATAAGCGCTTCGTCCCCATCACAAATAAGGTCGGTTTCCGCTTCACAGCCGCGCAC
Protein-coding regions in this window:
- the flhB gene encoding flagellar biosynthesis protein FlhB; this encodes MANGEEKTEQATQKRRQDARKKGQVCKSTELSSALDFLAFAILVPAMSMTLSSSFCQTMTEGLRNIADTSFTPNDIIRHIYTSALPAIKGWLPLIGFTALVGVASNLLQVGFLFSLQPIKPDLSRIDPLKGFQRLFSTRAVADMLKAIFKTLIIGGIAWQTLQSEWLSIIQTGLMPATHGFAVVGHVLYLIALRVGFLWLVLASADYFYQRWMYEKNMRMTKDEVRREMKEQEASPFVKGKLKQRQRQLSRNRMIQDVRKADVIVTNPITYAVALRYDSSSMRSPKVLAKGRLKVAQRIREEALRHNVPIIPNPPLARELYASVEIGEEVPTTLFQAVAELLAYVYTLRNTKRKA